The Thermus aquaticus DNA window AAGATGTGGATCACCAACGGCAACCTGGCCCACATCGCCATCATCTGGGCCAAGGACGAGGCGGGGAGGGGCCTGGGCTTCATCGTCCCCACCCACAGCAAGGGCTTCCAGGCCCGGGGGGGGAAGCACAAGATGAGCCTCCGGGCCTCGGTGACCAGCGAGCTCATCCTGGACGAGGTGCGGGTGCCGGAGTCCCTGCGCCTGCCCAAGGCGG harbors:
- a CDS encoding acyl-CoA dehydrogenase family protein; protein product: PRLARGEMVGCFGLTEPDGGSDPHGNMKTKARLEGDTWVLTGTKMWITNGNLAHIAIIWAKDEAGRGLGFIVPTHSKGFQARGGKHKMSLRASVTSELILDEVRVPESLRLPKA